The following are encoded together in the Armatimonadota bacterium genome:
- a CDS encoding DUF1232 domain-containing protein produces the protein MSFFGSRPGMNRKFSQFHYLMHAPNFIRLFLRLYGDRRVWFLPKLILGIGVLYALWPLDAIPGFPLVGLGYLDDILVLYLTAKLFIRLCPPNVVQEHVQLIDQGA, from the coding sequence ATGTCCTTTTTCGGCAGCCGGCCCGGTATGAACCGGAAATTCAGCCAGTTCCACTACCTGATGCACGCCCCCAACTTCATCCGCCTGTTCCTGCGCCTTTATGGCGACCGGCGGGTGTGGTTCCTGCCCAAGCTGATCCTGGGGATCGGGGTGTTGTACGCCTTGTGGCCCCTGGATGCCATACCCGGCTTCCCGCTGGTGGGCTTGGGCTATCTGGACGACATACTGGTCCTGTACCTGACGGCGAAGCTGTTCATTCGTCTGTGCCCGCCGAATGTGGTGCAGGAGCACGTCCAGCTCATCGATCAGGGCGCGTAG
- a CDS encoding L-rhamnose mutarotase translates to MTRYGMVIGVRPEKLEEYKKLHAAVWPEVLAMIRDCNIRNYSIYHRDGLLFSYFEYIGEDYEADMAKMAADPTTQKWWELCMPCQNPVPTRSEGEWWAPMEEVFHTD, encoded by the coding sequence ATGACACGCTATGGAATGGTGATCGGTGTCCGTCCCGAGAAGCTCGAGGAATACAAGAAGTTGCACGCTGCGGTCTGGCCTGAAGTTCTGGCGATGATCCGTGACTGCAATATCCGTAATTACTCTATATACCATCGCGACGGCCTGCTGTTCAGCTACTTTGAGTACATCGGTGAGGACTACGAGGCCGACATGGCCAAGATGGCGGCCGACCCGACGACCCAGAAGTGGTGGGAACTGTGCATGCCCTGCCAGAACCCGGTGCCGACCCGATCCGAGGGGGAATGGTGGGCGCCGATGGAAGAAGTCTTCCACACGGATTGA
- a CDS encoding beta-galactosidase, translating to MRHSVSLILVLISLWLPALAQQEAKAPVQLAESYLSPYAGEDATGDHVVALWQFDGDEAAKDLSGHGHDLRLQGAKFSPDGRFGGALETFAGWPVEDAPHRASAKAHPDLTPRGAFTVEMWIKPKPEMKGYPESFLLDNRYVDKTGMQLVLNPESGALRNLRMELGFGADTEVFVSDRAPFEVDIWTHIAFTYDGAGTGSFFINGSLAGTRTAPGRKDVAPGVKDLMIGDRVGSYYHGFPGFIDQVRICKGKLEFRPAAFSVPVQRKVFVRMEPEATISLDITNKLRASVSGATAVFQITGMPPQVVALPDLGPGETYRASCRLDTTLRPDDYDLVATIQMPSDPPFTATERFLLTIVPRKLPNTMPVLMWGAGLKEIDRLRDIGFTHAIGLGADNKAIWEAKRPTRSTSEKGVADQIEAMDNALRNGIFCTASLSPGRWARELEEYARVKRDGQPTGKEHDVCASDPAIREFCYNVGASVAQTFGDHPDLDSALIHTEVRGETQVCFHEHDREAFRKFAGYEIPEKVTSARGVSYQEIDDFPADRVIPDDFPLYVYYRWFWAKGDGWNDLHTAVHEGLKSTGRNDLWTFHDPAVRCPSVYGSGGNVDYLAHWTYSYPDPIRIGLCTDELLCMAGGATRPDQQVMKMTQVIWYRSQTAPEPGEEAKVQTADFADQDVKPRGTGSVDASGRYVAEWERRIPDARFITIAPMHLREAFWAKISRPIKGIMYHGWQSLVDCEDQHGSYRYTHPETKHELRRLVDTVVKPLGPSLVQIPDRPSDVAFLESFASQTFARRGTWGWNGGWAGDAYLILHYAGLQPQVIYDETVQQKGLDGFKVLVLVDCDVLLQSVVEKIKAFQAAGGIVIGDENLCPAIQPDILLQSYQRPKEADIARAKLIKAAESLWAELAPHYTRYVSSSDPSVITRVRAYGSTDYLFAINDLREFGDYVGHHGLVMENGLPVGATLVMERSGGHVYDLVRHREVRQSGAGDKVSLDVAFGPCEGRLFMVSSRPVAGVKVETPETAVPGETITIKSAVVDPDGNPMDAVVPVEVEILDPHGRPAEMSGHYGAKDGVVEIKATIAANDVPGLWRVHVTELASGIEADGYFRVQATASDE from the coding sequence ATGCGACACTCAGTCTCGCTGATTCTTGTCCTCATCTCTCTGTGGCTGCCCGCGCTGGCCCAGCAGGAGGCGAAGGCTCCGGTGCAACTGGCCGAGTCCTATCTGAGCCCGTATGCAGGCGAAGACGCAACCGGCGATCATGTAGTGGCCCTCTGGCAGTTCGATGGCGACGAGGCCGCCAAAGACCTCTCTGGGCACGGACATGACCTCCGACTGCAGGGCGCCAAGTTCTCGCCCGACGGCCGGTTCGGTGGGGCGCTCGAAACTTTCGCGGGCTGGCCCGTGGAAGATGCCCCTCACCGGGCTAGCGCCAAAGCCCACCCGGACCTCACCCCCCGCGGCGCGTTCACGGTGGAAATGTGGATCAAGCCCAAGCCCGAGATGAAGGGCTATCCGGAGTCTTTTCTCCTGGACAACCGCTATGTGGACAAGACCGGTATGCAGCTGGTGTTGAACCCCGAATCAGGCGCTCTGCGGAACCTGAGGATGGAGCTGGGCTTCGGCGCTGATACCGAGGTCTTCGTCAGCGACCGCGCGCCTTTCGAGGTGGATATCTGGACCCATATTGCCTTCACCTATGACGGAGCGGGTACCGGCAGCTTCTTCATCAACGGCAGTCTTGCCGGGACACGCACCGCGCCCGGCCGCAAGGATGTAGCCCCCGGTGTGAAGGACCTGATGATCGGCGATCGTGTGGGCAGCTATTACCACGGTTTCCCCGGCTTCATAGACCAGGTGCGCATCTGCAAGGGCAAGCTGGAGTTCCGCCCGGCTGCGTTTTCGGTTCCCGTGCAGCGCAAGGTTTTCGTGCGCATGGAACCGGAAGCCACGATCTCGCTGGATATCACCAATAAGCTGCGGGCGTCCGTCAGCGGCGCGACAGCGGTGTTCCAGATTACGGGAATGCCGCCGCAAGTTGTGGCACTGCCCGACCTGGGCCCCGGCGAGACCTACCGGGCTTCGTGCAGGCTGGACACCACGCTCCGCCCCGATGACTATGATCTCGTGGCGACAATACAGATGCCCTCCGATCCGCCTTTCACCGCTACTGAACGTTTCCTGCTCACCATCGTACCGCGCAAGTTGCCGAACACCATGCCTGTCCTCATGTGGGGCGCGGGGCTCAAGGAGATCGACCGTCTGAGAGACATTGGTTTCACCCATGCCATCGGCCTGGGCGCGGACAATAAAGCGATCTGGGAAGCGAAGAGACCGACGCGATCCACCAGCGAGAAGGGGGTGGCGGACCAGATCGAGGCCATGGACAATGCGCTGCGCAACGGCATTTTCTGCACTGCCAGCTTGTCTCCCGGCCGCTGGGCACGGGAACTCGAAGAGTACGCCCGGGTGAAACGCGACGGCCAGCCCACGGGCAAGGAGCATGACGTCTGCGCCAGTGACCCGGCGATCCGTGAGTTCTGCTACAACGTGGGCGCGTCCGTGGCGCAGACCTTCGGCGACCACCCCGACCTGGATTCCGCGCTGATCCACACGGAGGTGCGCGGTGAGACCCAGGTCTGTTTCCACGAGCATGACCGGGAGGCGTTCCGCAAGTTCGCCGGGTATGAGATCCCCGAGAAGGTGACCTCCGCACGCGGCGTGTCATACCAGGAGATCGACGACTTCCCGGCGGATCGCGTGATCCCCGACGATTTTCCGCTGTATGTCTACTACCGTTGGTTCTGGGCCAAGGGCGACGGGTGGAACGACTTGCACACCGCCGTCCATGAGGGCCTGAAATCCACGGGCCGCAATGACTTGTGGACTTTTCACGACCCGGCGGTGCGTTGTCCCAGTGTGTACGGGAGCGGCGGGAATGTCGACTACCTGGCGCACTGGACCTACTCGTACCCGGACCCGATCCGCATCGGGCTGTGCACCGACGAACTGCTCTGCATGGCCGGTGGCGCAACCCGCCCCGATCAGCAGGTCATGAAGATGACACAGGTGATCTGGTACCGCAGCCAAACTGCCCCGGAGCCGGGCGAGGAAGCAAAGGTCCAGACCGCGGACTTTGCCGACCAGGATGTGAAGCCCCGGGGTACCGGATCGGTGGACGCATCGGGCCGCTACGTAGCCGAATGGGAGCGACGCATTCCGGATGCCCGGTTCATCACCATAGCGCCGATGCACTTGCGCGAAGCGTTCTGGGCGAAGATTTCGCGGCCGATCAAGGGCATCATGTACCACGGTTGGCAGTCGCTGGTGGACTGCGAAGATCAGCACGGCTCGTACCGGTATACTCACCCGGAGACGAAACATGAACTGCGGAGGCTTGTGGATACGGTGGTCAAGCCGCTGGGGCCCTCCCTGGTTCAGATCCCGGACAGGCCCTCGGACGTAGCGTTCCTGGAGAGTTTCGCATCCCAGACCTTCGCCCGCAGAGGCACCTGGGGCTGGAATGGCGGCTGGGCAGGGGACGCCTATCTGATCCTGCACTACGCCGGGCTGCAGCCGCAGGTCATCTATGATGAGACAGTGCAGCAGAAGGGGCTGGATGGCTTCAAGGTGCTGGTTCTCGTGGACTGCGATGTGCTTCTTCAGTCGGTGGTGGAGAAGATCAAGGCATTCCAGGCGGCCGGGGGTATCGTTATCGGCGACGAGAACCTTTGTCCTGCGATTCAACCTGACATTCTCCTGCAGAGCTATCAGCGGCCCAAAGAGGCCGACATCGCCCGGGCGAAATTGATCAAAGCCGCGGAGAGCCTGTGGGCCGAGCTCGCCCCTCATTACACCCGGTACGTTTCGTCCTCGGACCCCAGCGTCATCACCCGGGTCCGCGCCTACGGGTCCACCGACTACCTCTTCGCGATCAATGATCTGCGGGAGTTCGGGGATTACGTGGGGCATCATGGGCTAGTCATGGAAAACGGCCTGCCGGTCGGCGCCACGCTGGTGATGGAGCGATCCGGCGGACATGTCTACGACCTGGTGCGGCACAGGGAAGTTCGGCAGTCGGGCGCAGGCGACAAGGTCAGCCTGGATGTCGCCTTTGGTCCCTGCGAAGGCCGCCTGTTTATGGTGTCATCGCGGCCGGTGGCTGGGGTAAAGGTTGAGACGCCCGAGACCGCTGTTCCCGGCGAAACTATCACCATAAAATCGGCCGTCGTCGATCCCGACGGCAACCCGATGGATGCGGTCGTTCCGGTAGAAGTGGAGATCCTTGATCCCCACGGCCGACCGGCCGAGATGTCGGGCCACTATGGGGCCAAGGATGGTGTCGTGGAGATCAAGGCGACCATCGCGGCCAATGACGTGCCGGGACTGTGGCGCGTGCACGTGACGGAGTTGGCCTCGGGAATCGAAGCGGACGGGTACTTCCGCGTGCAGGCAACCGCATCGGATGAGTAG
- a CDS encoding Gfo/Idh/MocA family oxidoreductase produces MRRASAFAVCVARAHAAPVVCLYPRGPGVSPAAVRVQRPNRRLLSCRPQRPPLWSTCAWWAGTFILPAKCAGVPGGWACIAPSNRRKEGSFVTQLRVGVIGTGRKKERGDAMGYAMAYQHANAFKQLDNCTMVACADIVEENARAFADTYDIPGVYLDYREMLANEKLDIVSVCTWMHLHEPMVLDAINAGVKAIHCEKPMADTWGGAKRMAAAAKEKGVQLTFNHQRRYGEPFMIAKQMLDEGAIGDLWRLECGAGNLYDTGTHFIDMFSFFLGDGVPAKWVICQVDYRTENLVFGSHNENQQVMLTEYQNGVFGLVMTGKPGDANPVGCVDRLIGSEGVIDVGVVNGPPIRYKLSGEKDWTVPDTGGASIHGPNFIERAIADVVDCLVNGRKCQLDAENALVATEIIFGAYESSRRRGRVDFPLDIEDNPLAAMVESGDLKPAKAG; encoded by the coding sequence ATGCGCCGCGCGTCTGCCTTCGCCGTCTGTGTGGCGCGGGCTCATGCCGCGCCGGTCGTCTGCCTCTACCCGCGTGGGCCGGGCGTCTCGCCCGCCGCCGTCCGTGTCCAGCGTCCAAACCGGAGACTGTTGTCCTGCAGGCCGCAACGCCCACCGCTATGGTCTACCTGTGCGTGGTGGGCAGGTACTTTTATACTGCCGGCGAAATGTGCGGGCGTTCCAGGAGGATGGGCGTGCATCGCCCCCTCGAATAGGCGAAAGGAAGGATCGTTTGTGACTCAACTGAGGGTCGGAGTCATCGGCACCGGACGGAAAAAGGAACGGGGAGATGCCATGGGCTATGCCATGGCCTACCAGCACGCGAATGCCTTCAAGCAACTGGACAACTGCACCATGGTTGCTTGCGCGGACATCGTGGAAGAGAACGCCAGGGCCTTCGCGGATACCTACGATATCCCCGGCGTGTACCTGGATTACCGCGAGATGCTGGCCAATGAGAAGCTGGACATCGTGAGCGTCTGCACCTGGATGCACCTGCACGAGCCCATGGTGCTTGACGCGATCAACGCGGGCGTCAAAGCGATTCACTGCGAGAAGCCCATGGCTGACACCTGGGGCGGCGCCAAGCGCATGGCCGCGGCGGCGAAAGAGAAAGGCGTCCAGCTAACCTTCAACCACCAGCGTCGCTATGGCGAGCCCTTCATGATCGCCAAGCAGATGCTGGACGAGGGCGCAATCGGCGATCTGTGGCGGCTGGAATGCGGCGCCGGGAACCTGTATGACACCGGCACCCACTTCATCGACATGTTCAGCTTCTTCCTGGGCGATGGCGTGCCCGCGAAGTGGGTCATCTGCCAGGTTGACTATCGCACCGAGAATCTGGTCTTCGGCTCGCACAATGAGAACCAGCAGGTGATGCTCACCGAGTACCAGAATGGTGTCTTCGGCCTGGTGATGACCGGCAAGCCGGGGGATGCCAACCCGGTAGGCTGCGTGGACCGGCTCATCGGCAGCGAGGGTGTGATCGACGTGGGGGTGGTCAATGGCCCGCCAATTCGCTACAAGCTTTCAGGGGAGAAGGACTGGACCGTGCCGGACACCGGTGGCGCCAGCATCCACGGGCCGAACTTCATCGAGCGCGCCATCGCGGATGTGGTGGACTGTCTCGTGAATGGCCGCAAGTGCCAGCTTGATGCGGAAAACGCGCTGGTTGCCACGGAGATCATCTTCGGGGCTTATGAGTCCAGCCGGCGCCGGGGCCGCGTAGACTTCCCGCTGGACATCGAAGACAACCCGCTGGCCGCGATGGTAGAGAGCGGAGACCTGAAGCCTGCGAAAGCAGGGTAA
- a CDS encoding PAS domain-containing protein, whose protein sequence is MPSRTLFRFCERVAQIIRTEGVVCYGLGLASNHLRPEALVNLQSSRSLEDAREIDLDTDAPLAAAAQKALETRTPVLLDETVEVLRGESVSPVMLVPIIWTREPVESDEEPVARPVGLLSLWNKRGGQPFDDDDVTLVRRFAPQAAALLVEEQLQEFDEIQTAFATVPVGLMLVDEDATILVANTKALRILEADLAQSRDLRTFDYGNQISQMLKAVFDGEDQSYGSFIARDGETYNTNIQRTPDGQLIIAFTQSPFTTAAEELTGQVAHELRTPLTVIEGNLQTIDYMLGPDMTEDDLEIIKEFVGTALIQSSRMFRLIAETLNISRIHAGKEIELDIQEFDLMEAVRQVLQELADALNRHNVALEVPENLIMEGDRGKIISILDNFLKNAAKYSDPGTTITLHIEQRGDNAILEVRDQGIGIPPDALEKIGREAGFRTDISKKQAGGIGLGMVYVRRVIETHGGEMQIESELGVGSTFRAILPIKHEEG, encoded by the coding sequence ATGCCATCGAGGACATTGTTCAGGTTCTGCGAACGTGTTGCGCAGATCATCCGCACTGAAGGCGTGGTGTGCTATGGGCTGGGCCTGGCATCCAATCATCTGCGGCCCGAAGCCCTGGTGAACCTGCAATCATCCCGGTCACTTGAAGACGCGCGTGAGATCGATCTCGATACCGACGCGCCTCTGGCCGCCGCCGCGCAGAAGGCCCTGGAGACCCGCACGCCGGTGCTCCTGGATGAGACGGTCGAAGTCCTTCGCGGAGAGAGCGTCTCGCCGGTCATGCTGGTTCCTATCATCTGGACCCGCGAGCCAGTGGAGTCTGACGAAGAGCCGGTCGCTCGCCCGGTCGGCCTTCTCTCCCTGTGGAACAAGCGCGGAGGACAGCCCTTTGATGATGACGACGTCACACTTGTCCGGCGTTTTGCCCCGCAGGCAGCCGCTCTTCTTGTCGAGGAGCAGTTGCAGGAGTTCGATGAGATCCAGACCGCATTCGCGACAGTCCCCGTGGGGCTGATGCTCGTGGATGAGGACGCAACGATCCTTGTCGCAAACACGAAAGCATTGCGGATCCTCGAGGCTGACCTCGCCCAGAGCCGAGACCTGCGCACCTTCGACTATGGCAACCAGATCTCCCAGATGCTCAAGGCCGTGTTCGATGGCGAAGACCAGTCTTACGGGTCTTTCATCGCCCGAGACGGCGAGACGTACAACACCAATATCCAGCGCACGCCCGACGGCCAGCTCATCATCGCCTTCACCCAGTCCCCCTTCACCACCGCCGCGGAGGAGCTCACTGGGCAGGTGGCCCACGAACTCCGCACGCCGCTGACAGTCATCGAGGGCAACCTGCAGACCATCGACTATATGCTGGGGCCGGACATGACCGAAGATGACTTGGAGATCATCAAGGAGTTCGTTGGGACGGCGCTGATCCAGTCATCCCGGATGTTTCGCCTGATTGCCGAAACCCTGAATATCTCGCGTATCCACGCCGGCAAGGAGATTGAGCTGGACATACAGGAGTTCGATCTCATGGAGGCCGTGCGCCAGGTACTCCAGGAACTTGCTGATGCCCTCAATCGGCATAATGTGGCGCTCGAGGTCCCAGAAAACCTCATCATGGAGGGCGATCGGGGCAAGATCATCTCGATACTGGACAACTTCCTGAAAAACGCGGCCAAGTACTCAGATCCGGGCACCACCATCACGCTGCATATCGAGCAGCGCGGCGATAATGCGATCCTCGAAGTTCGCGACCAGGGCATTGGTATCCCGCCCGATGCGTTGGAGAAGATCGGGCGCGAGGCCGGATTCCGCACGGATATATCAAAGAAGCAGGCGGGCGGCATTGGCCTGGGGATGGTCTACGTGCGGCGGGTTATCGAGACCCACGGCGGGGAAATGCAGATCGAGAGCGAACTGGGTGTCGGCAGCACTTTCCGAGCGATCCTGCCCATCAAGCACGAAGAAGGTTAG
- a CDS encoding prolyl oligopeptidase family serine peptidase has translation MAVSAALVLAGAAQDEDVPPAFPGQASDYHGYARHDFVVDGCPVVVVRPKQVAEGRPWIWRAEFFDHRPETDLALLKLGWHLVYMNVGNTFGCPSAMAHFDVMYREMTGKYGLAEKTVLEGLSRGGLYCYNWTARNTDKVACIYGDAPVCDFKSWPAGKGASPGSKEDWQKLIRDYGFASEEEALAYPLNPVDNLAPLAKAKIPLIHVYGDADETVPPEENTLVVKERYEKLGGEITLIAKPGVGHHPHGLDDPTPIVQFILKCVAPKD, from the coding sequence CTGGCTGTCTCTGCAGCACTGGTCCTGGCTGGAGCCGCGCAAGACGAGGATGTGCCGCCCGCGTTTCCGGGCCAAGCTTCCGACTATCACGGCTACGCCCGCCACGACTTCGTGGTCGACGGCTGCCCGGTAGTGGTTGTCCGCCCGAAGCAGGTGGCCGAAGGCCGTCCTTGGATCTGGCGCGCTGAGTTCTTCGACCACCGCCCAGAGACCGACCTGGCGCTGCTCAAGCTGGGCTGGCACCTGGTGTATATGAACGTTGGGAATACCTTCGGCTGCCCATCGGCGATGGCGCATTTCGATGTGATGTACCGCGAGATGACAGGCAAGTACGGACTGGCTGAGAAGACGGTGCTGGAGGGGCTTAGCCGCGGCGGCCTGTACTGCTATAACTGGACGGCACGCAATACCGACAAGGTGGCATGCATCTACGGCGACGCGCCTGTGTGCGATTTCAAGAGCTGGCCCGCCGGAAAGGGCGCGAGCCCCGGCAGCAAAGAGGACTGGCAGAAACTCATCCGGGACTACGGATTCGCCTCTGAGGAGGAGGCGCTGGCGTACCCGCTCAACCCCGTGGACAACCTTGCGCCGCTGGCGAAGGCAAAGATACCTTTGATCCACGTGTATGGAGACGCGGATGAGACTGTGCCGCCGGAGGAGAACACCCTGGTGGTGAAGGAGCGGTACGAAAAGCTGGGCGGGGAGATAACGCTCATTGCAAAGCCGGGCGTCGGGCACCATCCCCACGGCCTGGACGACCCGACGCCCATCGTGCAGTTTATCCTGAAGTGTGTGGCGCCCAAGGACTGA
- a CDS encoding family 43 glycosylhydrolase — MSHGSPFHFRPADGGYVGDCIPFYWAGVYHVFYLKRGFGGTPWAHIASRDLVNWAELPTALPVGESKDHDGGDCWTGSVIEHEGTFHIFYTGHNEALERKQVIMHATSADLISWEKDPANPVLVIDNSLYEGQDFRDPFVFWNDDESCFWMTISAREAGSPVPAAGCIGLATSPDLQSWNLQPPLWTPRKIWCPECSDLFPATGRWFMLYSTHVTAVATAPEPRGPWQAPPNEFLDCPRNYAIKRLFDGQRHVAFGWVASREGETDSGNWEWGGHMCIPRELVCRPNGCVCVRPVEEVLHAFSRPVVDEAGLQQTQAVTGAWHVDRDCVVGRKLDGRALSRLQVPDSYLLQACLSFDNPSARAHIVLRMSDGYDAGYVVSLEPALHRTRISAWGPYGPGEPIFQAPVCVEQPPTSVRVFVQGTVLEVFVGDQVALVSRMYDRPSGALGLVAENGEVTFEHLRITDR, encoded by the coding sequence ATGAGCCACGGATCACCCTTCCATTTCAGGCCCGCTGACGGCGGATACGTGGGGGACTGTATCCCCTTCTACTGGGCAGGGGTGTACCACGTCTTCTACCTGAAGCGTGGGTTCGGGGGCACGCCGTGGGCCCACATCGCCAGCCGCGACCTGGTGAACTGGGCCGAGTTGCCCACAGCGCTTCCCGTTGGCGAATCGAAGGATCACGACGGTGGTGACTGCTGGACCGGGAGTGTCATCGAGCACGAGGGCACCTTTCACATCTTCTACACCGGGCACAATGAGGCGCTGGAACGTAAGCAGGTCATCATGCACGCTACAAGCGCCGACCTGATTTCGTGGGAGAAGGACCCCGCCAATCCGGTGCTGGTGATTGACAATTCTCTCTACGAGGGCCAGGACTTTCGCGATCCCTTCGTATTCTGGAACGATGACGAGAGTTGCTTCTGGATGACCATCAGCGCGCGTGAAGCCGGGTCGCCGGTACCTGCGGCCGGCTGCATCGGGTTAGCCACTTCCCCGGATCTCCAGAGCTGGAACCTCCAGCCGCCGCTGTGGACGCCGCGCAAGATCTGGTGCCCCGAATGTAGTGATCTGTTCCCCGCCACCGGGCGGTGGTTCATGCTGTATTCGACCCACGTGACCGCGGTCGCCACCGCGCCTGAGCCCCGTGGACCCTGGCAGGCGCCCCCCAACGAGTTCCTGGATTGTCCCCGCAACTACGCCATCAAGCGTTTGTTCGACGGCCAGCGCCACGTGGCTTTCGGCTGGGTCGCCAGCCGCGAGGGTGAGACGGACAGCGGAAACTGGGAGTGGGGCGGGCATATGTGCATCCCGCGCGAGTTGGTCTGCAGACCAAACGGGTGTGTCTGCGTTCGGCCTGTGGAGGAAGTCCTGCACGCCTTCTCGCGACCGGTGGTGGACGAAGCCGGCCTGCAGCAGACCCAGGCGGTGACAGGGGCCTGGCACGTGGATCGCGACTGTGTTGTCGGAAGAAAGCTGGACGGTCGAGCCCTAAGTCGTCTTCAGGTGCCGGACAGCTATCTGCTGCAGGCGTGCCTGAGCTTCGACAACCCTTCGGCCCGGGCCCACATTGTCCTGCGGATGTCCGACGGATACGACGCCGGCTACGTGGTGAGCCTTGAGCCCGCTCTGCACCGTACCCGGATCAGCGCGTGGGGACCGTACGGACCCGGCGAACCCATTTTTCAGGCACCCGTCTGCGTCGAACAGCCGCCCACAAGCGTACGCGTTTTCGTTCAAGGGACCGTGCTCGAAGTCTTCGTGGGCGACCAGGTTGCTCTCGTGAGCCGAATGTATGATCGGCCCTCTGGCGCGCTGGGGCTTGTTGCTGAGAACGGAGAAGTGACCTTCGAGCACTTGCGGATCACAGATCGTTGA
- a CDS encoding MoxR family ATPase, whose translation MTPNLASQAIAALIANIERVIVGKRETVERTVVALISGGHVLIEDVPGVGKTMLARSLALSIGGQFQRIQFTPDLLPTDVTGVSIYDQSTQRFEFRKGPVFANILLADEINRAGPRTQSALLEAMEEHQVTQDGVTYPLPDPFMVIATENPIEYEGVYPLPESQLDRFLLRLELGYPSREEEKTVVKRQLIAHPVESLEPVASADEIARVNEVVRACHVAEEVYNYALDIIQATRESESLRLGASPRGTVGLIRCAQALATLRGRDFVSPDEIKELAPSVLAHRVILRPEARMSGHTAHDLILRILERIRVPA comes from the coding sequence ATGACACCGAACCTGGCCTCCCAAGCCATCGCCGCACTGATCGCGAATATCGAGCGCGTGATCGTCGGCAAGCGTGAGACCGTGGAGCGCACAGTGGTGGCGTTGATCTCCGGCGGGCACGTGTTGATCGAAGACGTGCCAGGCGTGGGCAAGACCATGCTGGCTCGGTCGTTGGCACTCAGCATCGGCGGGCAGTTCCAGCGTATCCAGTTCACTCCGGACCTCCTGCCCACCGACGTGACCGGTGTGTCTATCTACGACCAGTCCACCCAACGCTTCGAGTTCCGCAAAGGCCCGGTATTTGCCAACATTCTCCTGGCTGACGAGATCAACCGCGCCGGACCGCGCACCCAGTCGGCGCTGCTCGAGGCGATGGAAGAGCACCAGGTCACCCAGGACGGTGTCACCTACCCGTTGCCCGACCCGTTCATGGTCATCGCAACTGAGAATCCCATCGAGTACGAGGGCGTTTACCCGCTGCCCGAGTCTCAGCTTGACCGGTTTCTCCTGCGCCTGGAGCTTGGGTATCCGTCGCGGGAGGAAGAGAAGACGGTGGTGAAGCGCCAGCTTATTGCGCATCCGGTCGAGTCTCTGGAACCGGTGGCTTCTGCCGATGAGATCGCCCGCGTCAACGAGGTGGTCCGAGCATGCCATGTGGCGGAGGAAGTGTACAACTACGCGCTGGACATCATCCAGGCCACGCGGGAGTCGGAGTCCCTGCGCCTTGGTGCCAGCCCGCGCGGGACAGTGGGCCTGATCCGCTGCGCCCAGGCACTGGCCACGCTTCGGGGCCGCGATTTCGTTTCTCCCGACGAGATCAAGGAACTCGCGCCCAGCGTCCTCGCCCACCGGGTGATCCTGAGACCGGAGGCGCGAATGAGCGGCCACACGGCCCATGACCTGATCCTGCGGATACTCGAGCGCATCCGCGTGCCGGCCTGA